The DNA region GTCGGTTGATGGGGTGCGCAAAGAAGATGGCGTGACACCGGCCGATCCGTTTGATGTGGGTGCTGGTCGTCTTGAACTTCCACGTGCGTTTAACACGGGTATTACCTTTGATGTGGCATCATTTGCCAACCCAATGTGCTTAAACGTTTGTAACTTCACACGTCAAATCACCAACCTCGATGATGCCGCGGGTGAATGGCAAGTCGCGGTAGCGTTCACTAATCCAAATGTCACTGCAACTTACCCAGAAACGTTAACTTTAGAAGCTAACGGTAGCGCAGAGTTCGCGCTGGAGGTTGTTGGTCGTCATGCCGATGAAGGTTGGCAATTTGGTACGGTTACACTTACCGATGCCAGTGGCACTTTTGCTGACGCTCGGTTACCAATCGCTGTATATACCGCAATGTCAGAAAACTCCGGTGCTATGAGTAGCGGTGTCACAGCGGGCGAAGTTGTGGCAAATGCACCAATGACACTGACCATGCTGAGTGCGCTTGGTGATACCGGTGAAGATGTGACGATTACGGCGCAATTCCCTAGTGATGAGAACTTTGTAGTAGACGAAGATTCAGTGGTTGTCACTGAAACCTTAAGCTCAACCACTAGCTCAACGCTGGATAGCACCGCGCGCACTTATACGTGGACCGGTACGCAAACTGATAATCCGGCGGTTGTGACACTGCAACCAGCAACAACCTTCCCATGGGTTGGCTTTGACTTCGATACAATTGGTGGTGCAACTTACACTGAATGTGCGAGTGGTTGTGATGAAGTAGCTTTCACACTGGATATTACTGGCCTTGCTACGTGGGAATATGAGGGGACGCAATACACAAAACTCACCTTCTGGGAAAACGGTATTATTCAGCTTGGCGAACAAACCGTAGCGACCACATGGCAGTTGCAAGGTCTGCCAAATAGCGCAGAACCGAATAACGTATTGGCGCCATTGTGGGCAGACTTTGAAACTGAGGCTGGCGAAGGCGAACTGCGTTATGACATCGTTTTCGACGGCGTCGATAACTGGTTAGTTATTGAGTGGTATCGCGTGCAAGAGTGGGGCGATACAACGGGTGCTACCCATACGTTCAATATTTGGTTCCGCTTAAATGGCAGCGATGCGTATTTCAACTATATCGATGTTAACCAAACAGCGAACCTCTACGGTGTGATTGGTCTTGAGAACGCAGACGGTACGGTTGGCAGTATGGTTTATGCAGCAGGCGGCTACTATCCGGCGGATGGTGAGGCGTTTGAGATTGGCTTGACCAAAGGCGAATCAGCCTCTGTGCAAATTGATCTGGACGCTACCGTGACAACCTTTGGTGATATATCGAGCGCAACCGGCAGTGGTAAACATAGCAACGCGATGACTATCGACTTAACTGATGCCGTGGGTGCGCCGCAGCGTGATTTGTTGACGCTGTTAAACATTACCAGCGGTACTGTGTCGTACGACGCTATTCTACCCATGCTGATTAAACCGGACGGCACCATGACGGTTGAAGTGACTGCGCAACCTGAGCACGGTACGGTGAGCTTTGATGGCATGATCGCAACCTATACTCCGGATTCAGGTTATGTCGGTAGCGACAGCTTCAGTTATCGTGTAGTGGATGCTGCTGGCGCAACGTCAACGGAAAACACCGTATCTGTTAGCGTAACTAATACGGCGCCAACGGTAACGGCTACCGCACCAGAAACGGCTGAAAACGGTGATACTGTGGTGTTAGATGCGTCATCGGCGGCGGATGCTGAAGGCGATGCATTAACCTATAGCTGGGTACAAACCGCGGGGCCTGAGATTGAGCTCAGTGGTGCTGATGCAGCACAAGCATCGTTCACTGCACCGTTGTTTGAGGAAAACGACACAGACTTCGGGTTTACCGTGACTGTGAGCGATGGCATTGAATCGGTTACCAGTGATGTGGTTATGACTGTGTTGGCCGATCCGAACACTGCGCCGGTTATTAATATCAGTGCACCTAGTTCAGCGTCAGCTGACACCATAGTGCGTCTCGATGCATCAGGCACAACCGATGCTGAAGACGACGTTTTAACCTTTAACTGGCAGTTTGCTGGCGGTACCACTGTCTCGTTGAACAATGCGACTTCCGCGGTTGCAACGTTCACCGTGCCACGTGTATTTGAGCAGGCACAAGCGAACTTTGTGGTCACTGTTTCTGACGGTCGTGCGACCAGTCAACAAATGGTAACTGTGACGTTTGAGCCGGAAGAAAAATCAAGTGGTTCAATGCCTTGGTTATTCACCTTGCTCGCGTTGCCATTGGTTTGGCTACGCCGTCGTAAAGGTTAAGTTAAAACAATTTATTACAAAATTTATTCTTTTGTAATTTGGTCAAAAACGGCGATAGTATGAACTATTGCCGTTTTTTATGAGTATAAAAGTAACTATGAAAAGACTACAGACAACACTAGCAGTAACAATTGTGGCTTTGCTCACGAGCGCAGCAACAAGTACCGTTTATGCGGCCGACATTCAGGTGAAAGTGAATGAGCGGACCATGACTGCGCCACAGCGAAAAATTCCGCAACCGGCTGAGCAGCGAGTAGGCGTCGCTGCGCCGAAGCGTTATTTGATTCAGTTGGAAGAGCCAAGTGTCGCGACTTATAAAGGCGGCATTGCAGGCTATGCGGCAACGTCAGCTGCGGTCACTGATAGCAAGCGTTTGCGTCTTGGCTCTCAAGCCGTATCGGATTATTCAGGATACGTGCAAAAACGGCAGAAAGAAATTTTTAACACCATCACACAACAGGTGCCTTCGGTTGCACTGAAAAAGCACATGAAGTTGCTACTGAATGCGATGGTGGTGGAGTACAACGGTGATGATTTAGCTCAACAGTTGGCGGGTATGCCTGGTATAAAAGGCGTGTATGCTGATCGTGAAGTTTACGTACAAACGGATACGTCAAACGCCCTAATTGAGGCTCCAGCCGTATGGCAACAGTTAGGCGGGCAAGCGCAAGCTGGTGCAGGCGTTAAAATTGCTATTTTGGATACGGGAATTGACCCTGACCATATCATGTTTGAAGATAACGGCCATACGCGACCTGATTTAGGGATCACTGACGATTACTGTGCCAGTACCCCTTCGTTTTGTAACGATAAATTGATTGTTGCTCGTTATTTTTTGCCAGCGGGATTTGATTTACATCCGGATGAGTTTGCTAATTCGCCAGAAGATTTAGATGGCCATGGTACACACGTTGCTGGTACCGCTGCGGGTAATCCTGTAAGTACAACTTTTAATGGGGTTTCGGTGAACTTCTCTGGCGTAGCTCCGGGCGCTAATTTAATGATTTATAAAGCCTTGTGGGTAAATGCCGATGGCAGTACGACGGGGTCATCAATCAGTTTGGCTGAAGCGTTAGAGGCGGCAGCAAATGATGGTGCAGATGTCATTAATAACTCGTGGGGCAGCCTAGATAACGGTGTCGCGCCCTATGAGGCAGATATAGTTCGCGCTATTGACGCGATGGGGATTGTGAATGTGGCAGCTGCCGGCAATGATGGTCCTGCAGAGAGTAGCATGGGCTGCCCAGCCTGTATTGATGAGATGTTGGCGGTTGCTAATACGCAAACGGGTCGTCGTTTTGCGGTGACAATGACGCATAGTGATTATAGCAATGCAATTCCGGTGCTGATTGGACAAGGGGATTTCACTATTTCCACAGCAATTACTGGTGCTTTTCGAACTGCGAAGCGCGACGCGCCGTCAAATTCACTAGCCTGTAACAGTTTTAGTGCTGGCTTATTTACCAACGAGATTGTACTGGTTGAGCGCGGTACTTGTACGTTTGAACAAAAAGCTAATAATTTGCAGGCTGCCGGTGCCCGAGCGATGGTGTTGTATAACAACGTCGCAGGCGCCATTAGCATGGACATGGGGACGGCGACGTTGCCAAGCGTGTCACTTGATCAAGCCACCGGACAGCAGTTAGAAAGCGGTTGGGTAGCGGGAGAGCAAGTGACGATCAATCCGCCGACACGAGTGATAGATGAATCGCTTCAAGATCGTTTGGCGAGCTCGAGTTCACGCGGGCCGAATCGCGATAGCACCATACTGAAGCCAGAAGTTGCCGCGCCAGGTACTGATATTCTCTCGGCGTATCCAGGTAATCAATTGGCACTATTAAGTGGTACTTCGATGGCAAGTCCGCATGTAGCTGGTGCCGCTGCATTATTACGAGATCTAAAACCTAGCTGGACGAATAACCAAATTAAATCGGTACTGATGACGTCTGCAAACGCGAATATCAGGCAGAGCGATAATGACGCGCAAGCAACGCCTCATCAAGTTGGCGCTGGTCGTATTGATCTCGCTGCAGCAATGGCATCTGGCATTAGCTTTGACCGCGCTTCGCTAAACAACAATGCGTGCATTGGCATGTGTGACTTTGACCGTGTCGTCACTAACTTAACTTCGGCAACGCAAACATGGAATATCACCGCAAGTTTTGATGATCCGAACATTACGGCGACTTTACCGGCGACAATTTCACTTGCCGCAAATGAGAGCAAAACCTTGTCGGTTACGATCAACACAGCTTTTGCCGATGAAGGCTGGCAATTTGGCGCCTTAACGTTAACGTCTGATTCAGGTAATTACTCGTCGGCTCGATTACCGATTGCGGTTTATACGTCTCTTTCAGATGACTCGAGAATTATTTCTGGTGCTATCGCCTCCGGTGGCGCTGTTGCTGGAGAGGCGATGACGCTGCAGCTACGCGGCGGACTAGGATTTACAGATGGGGCGACCGAATTTTCGGTAGCGCTGCCAACGAGTGCAGGAATTTCTATTGATTACAACAACATTGGATTGCAGTTAACGCGCAGCACGCAAACTGCGTTTGATGTGAACGAAACAACGGGGATTTTGGTTTGGCAAGGCGACCAAAATGATGCCCCCGATTCAGCTAACATTGGTGCAGTTTCTGGTTTTGCTTATGCTGGGATGTCACTGGCTGATATTGCGCTAACGCAAGATATTAGTATTTCGAGTGTGTGCAGTGAAGGCTGTGATGATTTAGTCGCTGAAGTTGAACTAGAAGGCGATGGCGCAACTTGGAGTTTTGACGGTTTTGACCATCATGTGTTCTCGATGTGGAGTAACGGTGTGGTTGAGCTTGGTGAAAGCCGAGCGTTATTTACAGCCAGTGCGGCAATGTTACCCAATGAAAACGAACCAAACGGCATTGTCGCGCCGTTTTGGACCGACTTGGAATTTGTGAATGGCGATGGCGAAATGAATTACGCCATTGTGACCGAAGGCACCGATACATACTTGGTACTTGAGTGGGAAAATGCACGGAGCTGGGTTGCTTCGGGCGCCACTGACAATGGTGTACGTTACACCTTTAATGTGTGGTTTAAATTAGGAACCAATGAGGTTATCTATAACTACGTTGACATCAATGGTGGTACACCAACTTACAATACGGCTATTGGCTTAGAAAACTTCCGTGGCGATGTTGGCACAACCTACTATTTTACCGGTACGGGTACATACCCAGCAAACGGTGCAACGCTTGCGGCGAGTTTCAATTATGGTGAGCGTGCCGAAGTTCTGATGAATGTTCCAGCGACGGTGACTAACTTAGGTCCATTAGCGGATATTACCGTTTCAGGCACGGCGAACCGTTCAGTTGAAGTTGACTTTGCCGAAGCGAGTGTGGAGTTAGGGCGTGACTATGTGGTGCTGATGAATATTAGTAGCACCGATGCAGGTGAACCGCTTGAGTATGCCGCGCAATTGCCAATTTCAGTGCAACCGCAAGGAGCTCTGGTGGGTTCTCTAGTTAGTCAACCGGCAAATGGCGCAGCAAGCTTTAGTGGTACAACATTAACTTACTCACCCGATGACGACTTTACTGGTGCCGATAGCTTTGATGTGCGTTTAGTTGATGAGGCTGGTTCGCCGACGGCTACCGCGACAGTTACGGTAGAAGTGACAAATACAGCGCCTGTAGCGAGCGTTGATGCGCCAAACACAGCAACTTCAGGCGATACGGTGCGGCTTGATGCATCAGGCAGTTCCGATGCTGACGGAGATACGTTGACATACGACTGGCAGGTAGTAAGCGGAAGCGGTGTGACTTTGTCAGGTGCCAACTCTGCAACGGCAAGCTTCACTGCGCCTGAAGTGACGACTGCAACAACCGTGCAGGTGCGCCTCATTGTTTCAGACGGCATGGCAACGGCGGAGCAAACGGTTTCGGTGAGCGTGACGCCACCGGAGAAGAGCTCAGGTGCCATGGGATGGTTGTTGGTGCTGTTGGCGCTGCCATTGGTGTGGTTGCGTCGTCGTTACGTTTAGAATGTTAAGTTGCTATAACTTATAAAGAAACGGCGATAGGATGAAACTATCGCCGTGAATCAACGAGGTGTTGCTATGACAAAGGGACTATCTAAAGGCCTGAGCATTCTGGCTTTGGCGCTCGCAATTTCTGGCTGTGTTGACTCTGAACAAGCTAACAATGAAGGAGAGCAGCGTATGCCGAATGAGATCGAACAAGAACAAAGTGTGGACCCAGCAGCTGATGCCAACCGTGGTGCCCGCCTTGCTGAGTTAGATAACCAAATTCGCACTATGGTGGGGATAGCTCGCGCTGATTCATTTGATCAATGTCGTTTAACGGCGGTTGGTAAACGTGCCTGCGGTGGTCCGGAATATTATATTGCGTATTCAACCAAGGTAACGGACGAGAAAGCGTTGCAGAAATTGGTGAACGAATACACGCAGTTACGCATTGAACATATTAATGCGACTCAAGAAATGAGCACCTGTGAGGTGATTCCTGAGCCGCAATTATCGCTTGAAAATGGTGTTTGTCGCGCAGTAGCGCACAGCACGATGTAAAAATTACCGATAGACATTATTGCCGCTCCAAATATTTCAGCAGTGATTTGAGAGCGGCTGGTTTTACCGGCTTAGCGAGGAAATGTAAGTTCTGCTCACGCGCTTGCTTTCGCACTGAATCGTCACGCATCGCTGTCACTAACGCACCCGATAACGTATCCCCCCAGTAGTGCCTTAAAGCTTTAGCTAAACTTAATCCGTCATGTTCGTCATCACCCAATTGATAATCGAGTAACATGCCATCGGGGCGTTGGTGGGTGCTAGCGTACTCAAGAGCTGTGGCGCTGCTGGTAAAGGTTTCAACGGTGCAACCCCACTTCTCAAGCAAGGCACGCAAGGCGTTTAAGTTTTCTTGATCGTCATCGACACAAACCATCACCATACCCCGATTCACGTCGGCAGTGCTTGGCTGTTGTGGCTTTTCGTATACCTGAGCAGGGCTACCGAGTGGCACCTGCACTGAGAAACAGCTACCCGAGCCTTCAACAGTTTTTAAGCGCAGTTCGCAATGCAATTGCTCGCTCATGCGCTTCGCCACGCTTAAACCAAGGCCAACGCCTTCTACTCGCGTTTGTGAGCCTCGATAAAATGCATCGAAAATACGATGGCGTTGCTGTGCGGTGATACCAGGACCCGTATCGTACACCGCAATCAATAAATGGTTGCCACGTTGACGCACTGCTAAAAGTACCTTGCCATTGTCGCGATTGTACTTCACCGCGTTGGATAAGAAGTTTTGAATAATGCGGCGCAAGTAGGTTGGGTCGGTATACACCACACCATCGTGCAGATGCGTTTTTAAGGTGACGCCACGCTGTTCGGCCAACACACCGTACTCATGCACTAGTGGCTCGAGAATGGTACTCAAGCGCACGTGTCGGAAACTTGGCTGCAGCGCACCTTGGTCCATTTTTGCAATTTGCAGTAGGGTGCTGAGCAAATGCTCGGTAGAAGCCAGAGCCGTATCGAGCCGACTAAGAAGCTGCATATTATTGCTGTTGAGATTGCTTTCATCCATCGCTGACAAGTACAAGCGAGCTGCATTCAGCGGTTGCAAAATGTCGTGACTGGCAAGTGCCAAGAAACGTGTTTTCGACGCGTTCGCTTCTTCGGCTTCTTGCGTGGCTTTTTTGAGTTCCACTTCTACTTTGCGACGGCGCTCAATTTCTTCGGTGAGTTCGTTGTTAATTTCACGAATTTTCTTTTGACGCACATTGATGCGTTGCTCGAGATCGATATTGGCCTCTTCCAGCGCCTGTTGCGTCTCAACGTGTTCGGTTATGTCGGTGAATGAGGTCACAAAACCGCCGTTTGGTAGCGGATTCCCGACCATTTCAATCACTCGGCCATCACCACGACGGCGAATAAACCGGTGCGGCGAGCCCATCTGCATATGCTTTAAACGCTTGGCGACCAGCTCATCAATTTCACCGGGACCACATTCACCGCGCTCCGCGTTATAGCGAATCAGTGTGGCTATTGGTTGCCCCGGCTTCACCATGCCGTCAGGGTAATCGAAAAGATCAAGGTAACGTTTGTTCCACGCCACCAACCGCAGTTCAGCATCAACTACTGATATACCCTGTGCCAAGTTCTCGAGCGAACTAAATAGAATGGATTGCTGGGTTTGCAAGGCTTGCGTGGTGTCATCGAAAAAGTGCACCACTTCTTCAAGGTGTAAACGGCGGTCACGCAATGCAGCCTCAACCAACGAGCGTGCAGTAGCCGCCCCGAGTACACCAGTCAACACGCGCTCGACGTAATCAATAAACTCGCGCGAAGCCACGTCTTCTTTGTTGGTGTGGCTGGTATCGTCACCTTGCGACTCGGCAAAATAATCTAACAACTGAGTGGTGCGTTGCTCGCCCACGAAGGTTTGTAGCAACAGCATCATATCGCCATTCGTGGCTTGATGGTGCCGACCGATGGTGTGCTCTTGCACGCGCGAACGCGGCTTTACAAATGCGGTGGCTTGAATGCGGTCAATTAGACGCGGCTGGGCTAGCAACGAGAACACGATATAGAAGGCCGTGTTGACCGCCAAACTAATTACCGTGCCTTGGGTAATGACGCTGGTATCGGTGCTGTCGTGTGGTAGATACATCGGTACTGCCACGGCAAATAGCCAAGCAATGAGGCCAGTGCCTAAGCCGACATACACACCACGCGCGTGGCCACGACGCCAATACAGACCGCCTAATACGGCGGGTAATAACTGCAACACTACCGAGAACGCGAGTAAGCCGATGCTGACTAGCCCGGTGCCTGCCGCCCAGAAGTAATAGCATAAGTAACTGAGTAACAAGATAGTGGCGATAGCAACGCGACGAATAAACAGCAGATGTTTCTGGAAGCTAGTCGGGAAGCGACTGCGACGCTGTAAAATAACGGGCATGATCACGTCATTCGTAACCATGGTACTTAACGTGACTGAGGCGATGATGACCATGGCGGTTGCGGCTGAGAAACCGCCAATAAAGATAAATACGGCCAGCCACGTCTGATCATGAAGCAACGGCAGGCGCAGCGCGTAAGTATCGCCATCGATGCCACTTCCGAAAAACAGCCCGCCACTCAATGCAATAGGAACAATGGCGACAGCAACCAGCACTAAGTATAAAGGGAAGCCCCAGCGTGCGGTTTTCAGGTGGTTCACATTAACATTATCGACCACT from Pseudidiomarina andamanensis includes:
- a CDS encoding S8 family serine peptidase, whose translation is MTTTKTARWSTLAIAVAAATSVSALTAQEFQKVDAAIKVTERQANQVSEKHKMTIEEFAAAQQSTRFLIEFVEPAVAVYKGGIAGFEATSAKTTGAERLDVKSRKVQSYAQYLQRRQQTVLAEVAKRVPELKTQSHLTFTFNGAIVEYKGTDLKEKLRGIPGVKAVHNDHVVYTDMDASNDLINSPEVWQLLGGQSAAGKGVNVAVIDTGIDFAHPMFADNGHEPATTAATDDYCALNAGVCNDKIAVARYYPAPSTVHPNEYMDSPQDMNGHGSHVAGTSTGNPVSTTFNGVALNFSGVAPGANLFVYKGLWNTVDGRGSGLTLSLAEALEDAAVDGADVINNSWGGGAGSSPANSYYTPIMKSLDEMGVVTVTSAGNSGPGEQTVGCPGCIEETITVASTRTGRVFANPVDVDGFDAVLSVQGSGNFTITTAITAPLMPALQVDAANFEGCNAFPADAFAGHIAMISRGTCSFEVKANNAQAAGATALIVYNNAGAAAGMAMAAATLPSVMIGQTDGEAILAAWTNGLSATINPTDAIIDESSVDVLSAFSSRGPNGDSSMLKPEIAAPGHDILSAAPGQSYMAISGTSMASPHVAGAAALLLAHNPDLLPQQVKSILMTSSVDGVRKEDGVTPADPFDVGAGRLELPRAFNTGITFDVASFANPMCLNVCNFTRQITNLDDAAGEWQVAVAFTNPNVTATYPETLTLEANGSAEFALEVVGRHADEGWQFGTVTLTDASGTFADARLPIAVYTAMSENSGAMSSGVTAGEVVANAPMTLTMLSALGDTGEDVTITAQFPSDENFVVDEDSVVVTETLSSTTSSTLDSTARTYTWTGTQTDNPAVVTLQPATTFPWVGFDFDTIGGATYTECASGCDEVAFTLDITGLATWEYEGTQYTKLTFWENGIIQLGEQTVATTWQLQGLPNSAEPNNVLAPLWADFETEAGEGELRYDIVFDGVDNWLVIEWYRVQEWGDTTGATHTFNIWFRLNGSDAYFNYIDVNQTANLYGVIGLENADGTVGSMVYAAGGYYPADGEAFEIGLTKGESASVQIDLDATVTTFGDISSATGSGKHSNAMTIDLTDAVGAPQRDLLTLLNITSGTVSYDAILPMLIKPDGTMTVEVTAQPEHGTVSFDGMIATYTPDSGYVGSDSFSYRVVDAAGATSTENTVSVSVTNTAPTVTATAPETAENGDTVVLDASSAADAEGDALTYSWVQTAGPEIELSGADAAQASFTAPLFEENDTDFGFTVTVSDGIESVTSDVVMTVLADPNTAPVINISAPSSASADTIVRLDASGTTDAEDDVLTFNWQFAGGTTVSLNNATSAVATFTVPRVFEQAQANFVVTVSDGRATSQQMVTVTFEPEEKSSGSMPWLFTLLALPLVWLRRRKG
- a CDS encoding PAS domain-containing hybrid sensor histidine kinase/response regulator, with protein sequence MTLLLILASLAYIALLFAVAHWGDKPNSLANKISYKPIIYSMSLAIYCTSWTYYGAVGNAATDGWAYIPILLGPFLLFIFALPLLEKLVSVSKQQNITSIADFIASRYGKRQRLALFVTLIAALATIPYIALQLKAVGLTFVVLTENTSALTQFSINELVAAAIMAAFAMLFGTRHIEVTEYRNGMILAIAFESAVKLVALLAAAVFAYILFNDVSPVSMWEQVTTPTSKAWSWEAITEFDFIVQTFMAAGVILCLPRQFHVAVVDNVNVNHLKTARWGFPLYLVLVAVAIVPIALSGGLFFGSGIDGDTYALRLPLLHDQTWLAVFIFIGGFSAATAMVIIASVTLSTMVTNDVIMPVILQRRSRFPTSFQKHLLFIRRVAIATILLLSYLCYYFWAAGTGLVSIGLLAFSVVLQLLPAVLGGLYWRRGHARGVYVGLGTGLIAWLFAVAVPMYLPHDSTDTSVITQGTVISLAVNTAFYIVFSLLAQPRLIDRIQATAFVKPRSRVQEHTIGRHHQATNGDMMLLLQTFVGEQRTTQLLDYFAESQGDDTSHTNKEDVASREFIDYVERVLTGVLGAATARSLVEAALRDRRLHLEEVVHFFDDTTQALQTQQSILFSSLENLAQGISVVDAELRLVAWNKRYLDLFDYPDGMVKPGQPIATLIRYNAERGECGPGEIDELVAKRLKHMQMGSPHRFIRRRGDGRVIEMVGNPLPNGGFVTSFTDITEHVETQQALEEANIDLEQRINVRQKKIREINNELTEEIERRRKVEVELKKATQEAEEANASKTRFLALASHDILQPLNAARLYLSAMDESNLNSNNMQLLSRLDTALASTEHLLSTLLQIAKMDQGALQPSFRHVRLSTILEPLVHEYGVLAEQRGVTLKTHLHDGVVYTDPTYLRRIIQNFLSNAVKYNRDNGKVLLAVRQRGNHLLIAVYDTGPGITAQQRHRIFDAFYRGSQTRVEGVGLGLSVAKRMSEQLHCELRLKTVEGSGSCFSVQVPLGSPAQVYEKPQQPSTADVNRGMVMVCVDDDQENLNALRALLEKWGCTVETFTSSATALEYASTHQRPDGMLLDYQLGDDEHDGLSLAKALRHYWGDTLSGALVTAMRDDSVRKQAREQNLHFLAKPVKPAALKSLLKYLERQ
- a CDS encoding S8 family serine peptidase, with amino-acid sequence MKRLQTTLAVTIVALLTSAATSTVYAADIQVKVNERTMTAPQRKIPQPAEQRVGVAAPKRYLIQLEEPSVATYKGGIAGYAATSAAVTDSKRLRLGSQAVSDYSGYVQKRQKEIFNTITQQVPSVALKKHMKLLLNAMVVEYNGDDLAQQLAGMPGIKGVYADREVYVQTDTSNALIEAPAVWQQLGGQAQAGAGVKIAILDTGIDPDHIMFEDNGHTRPDLGITDDYCASTPSFCNDKLIVARYFLPAGFDLHPDEFANSPEDLDGHGTHVAGTAAGNPVSTTFNGVSVNFSGVAPGANLMIYKALWVNADGSTTGSSISLAEALEAAANDGADVINNSWGSLDNGVAPYEADIVRAIDAMGIVNVAAAGNDGPAESSMGCPACIDEMLAVANTQTGRRFAVTMTHSDYSNAIPVLIGQGDFTISTAITGAFRTAKRDAPSNSLACNSFSAGLFTNEIVLVERGTCTFEQKANNLQAAGARAMVLYNNVAGAISMDMGTATLPSVSLDQATGQQLESGWVAGEQVTINPPTRVIDESLQDRLASSSSRGPNRDSTILKPEVAAPGTDILSAYPGNQLALLSGTSMASPHVAGAAALLRDLKPSWTNNQIKSVLMTSANANIRQSDNDAQATPHQVGAGRIDLAAAMASGISFDRASLNNNACIGMCDFDRVVTNLTSATQTWNITASFDDPNITATLPATISLAANESKTLSVTINTAFADEGWQFGALTLTSDSGNYSSARLPIAVYTSLSDDSRIISGAIASGGAVAGEAMTLQLRGGLGFTDGATEFSVALPTSAGISIDYNNIGLQLTRSTQTAFDVNETTGILVWQGDQNDAPDSANIGAVSGFAYAGMSLADIALTQDISISSVCSEGCDDLVAEVELEGDGATWSFDGFDHHVFSMWSNGVVELGESRALFTASAAMLPNENEPNGIVAPFWTDLEFVNGDGEMNYAIVTEGTDTYLVLEWENARSWVASGATDNGVRYTFNVWFKLGTNEVIYNYVDINGGTPTYNTAIGLENFRGDVGTTYYFTGTGTYPANGATLAASFNYGERAEVLMNVPATVTNLGPLADITVSGTANRSVEVDFAEASVELGRDYVVLMNISSTDAGEPLEYAAQLPISVQPQGALVGSLVSQPANGAASFSGTTLTYSPDDDFTGADSFDVRLVDEAGSPTATATVTVEVTNTAPVASVDAPNTATSGDTVRLDASGSSDADGDTLTYDWQVVSGSGVTLSGANSATASFTAPEVTTATTVQVRLIVSDGMATAEQTVSVSVTPPEKSSGAMGWLLVLLALPLVWLRRRYV